One Penaeus chinensis breed Huanghai No. 1 chromosome 12, ASM1920278v2, whole genome shotgun sequence DNA segment encodes these proteins:
- the LOC125030994 gene encoding uncharacterized protein LOC125030994: MFADDVALNGETNEDVEERLEQWRRALEDRGMKVSRHKTEYLCMGDQDPERAVEMQGLKLNRVQESKYLGYTVQSDGASDKEVGKRIQAGWNAWRKITGLLCDRRVPAKLKGRLFKTMVRPAMLYGMEAVAVTKGQERKMEVAEMRMLRFSLGKTRLDRVRNSTIRETMGVGALEKKLRECRLRWLGHVDHSQGPIYEIKGEGTL; this comes from the exons ATGTTCGCAGATGATGTTGCACTGAACGGGGAGACAAATGAGGATGTGGAAGAGAGGCTGGAGCAGTGGAGAAGAGCATTGGAAGATAGAGGGATGAAGGTGAGCAGGCATAAAACGGAGTACCTTTGTATGGGGGATCAAGATccagagagagcagtagaaatgCAGGGTTTGAAACTGAACAGAGTCCAAGAGTCTAAGTACCTTGGTTACACAGTGCAGAGCGACGGGGCATCGGACAAGGAGGTTGGTAAGAGGATACAGGCGGGATGGAATGCTTGGAGAAAGATCACTGGGCTGCTATGCGACAGACGGGTCCCAGCAAAGTTGAAAGGCCGGCTATTCAAGACAATGGTACGACCGGCGATGCTGTATGGGATGGAGGCAGTCGCGGTAacgaagggacaagagaggaagatggaagtagcTGAGATGAGGATGCTACGATTCTCACTGGGGAAGACAAGGCTAGATCGGGTACGAAACAGCACCATCAGAGAGACAATGGGGGTAGGCGCACTGGAGAAGAAGCTGAGGGAGTGCAGGCTGAGATGGCTAGGACATgtg GATCACTCTCAAGGGCCCATCTatgaaataaagggagaggggactctttag
- the LOC125030995 gene encoding uncharacterized protein LOC125030995, translating into MGHLQRIWGIDIILRNIASLHHKNKGDIQDCGNYRRIKLMAHMLKKWERVIEKRLREKVDILEQQFGFMPGWSTTDAIFAQRQLMEKYGEGQKELHSVFIDLEKAYGRVPRTEVWNCLRLKEVQEKYIRLIQDMSEGSKANVKCMVGICTKSIPLRHRHRLSH; encoded by the exons ATGGGGCATCTTCAGCGTATCTGGGGCATCGACATCATCCTGCGTAATATTGCATCACTACATCATAAG AATAAAGGAGACATCCAGGACTGCGGAAATTACAGACGAATCAAGCTGATGGCACACATGctgaaaaagtgggagagagttatagagaagagattgagagagaaggtggaTATATTAGAGCAGCAGTTCGGCTTTATGCCAGGCTGGTCCACAACAGATGCGATATTTGCCCAGAGACAGCTGATGGAGAAATATGGAGAAGGCCAGAAGGAGTTGCACAGCGTATTCATAGACTTAGAGAAAGCATATGGTAGGGTGCCAAGAACAGAGGTGTGGAATTGTCTACGGCTAAAAGAAGTGCAAGAGAAATACATCCGGCTCATTCAGGATATGTCCGAAGGCAGCAAGGCAAATGTAAAGTGCATGGTAGGGATCTGCACTAAGTCCATTCCTCTTCGCCATCGTCATAGACTGTCTCATTGA